Proteins from one Tsuneonella aeria genomic window:
- the bfr gene encoding bacterioferritin: MKGDPTVIEYLNKALTNELTAINQYWLHYRVLHHWGVRRLAEYERHESIDEMKHADVLAERVLFLDGLPNFQAINRLKVGETVEEVLKADLALEMEAIPLLKDAIQHCETVRDYVSREIFERILESEEEHVDFLETQFEMIERMGLANYVQLQSEPAGGGGEG, translated from the coding sequence ATGAAGGGTGATCCGACCGTCATTGAGTACCTCAACAAGGCGCTCACCAACGAACTGACGGCCATCAACCAGTACTGGCTGCACTACCGCGTGCTCCACCACTGGGGCGTTCGCCGCCTTGCCGAGTACGAGCGTCACGAATCGATCGACGAGATGAAGCACGCCGACGTACTGGCGGAGCGTGTGCTGTTCCTCGACGGGCTGCCCAACTTCCAGGCGATCAACCGGCTGAAGGTGGGCGAGACGGTCGAGGAAGTGCTCAAGGCCGACCTTGCGCTGGAGATGGAGGCGATCCCGCTGCTGAAGGACGCGATCCAGCATTGCGAAACGGTGCGTGACTACGTCAGCCGCGAAATCTTCGAACGCATCCTCGAAAGCGAGGAGGAGCACGTCGATTTCCTCGAAACCCAGTTCGAGATGATCGAGCGCATGGGGCTGGCAAACTACGTGCAGCTTCAGAGCGAACCGGCCGGTGGGGGCGGGGAGGGCTGA
- a CDS encoding (2Fe-2S)-binding protein: MYVCICNAIRECDLRRQALRCGGDAEAVYASMGKRPNCGQCLEDAQDIMDEERELASVPIAA, translated from the coding sequence TTGTACGTCTGCATCTGCAATGCGATCCGCGAATGCGATCTCCGGCGCCAGGCCCTGCGGTGCGGCGGGGATGCCGAGGCTGTCTATGCTTCGATGGGTAAGCGCCCGAACTGCGGCCAATGCCTCGAAGACGCGCAAGACATCATGGATGAGGAGCGCGAACTGGCCTCGGTCCCCATCGCTGCCTGA
- a CDS encoding DUF418 domain-containing protein — protein sequence MTDPHMPQLPADRRLASLDLTRGVAVMGILAANIVAFGQPFIAYTWPGGFATPPGTADPWLWAAQFVVIDGKMRGLFSLLFGAGMALFAERAAARGQGDLLQLRRLAWLFAFGLLHFYFLWRGDILASYAVCGLLVLPMLRWSPVTQIGAAMTGYLFGAVSSALVFGGWWASGTDRAGPASEHLDAQRETAIAHGGGYVEYVTHAFAAHRWDWLDGISQSFTETVPLMLLGAALYRLGLFDGRIDRCAQARWALAAVVIGSVLTVLIAAWAMRDGLSYTGTLLAQYGLQPVARLPVIVGFAALLAPWRPKSGAWFAPRVAAAGRMAFSNYIFTSVVMLLVFQALGLFGRLDRMALYGIVMVTCVAMLGWSQPWLARFRYGPLEWLWRSLTYGKRMPMRKQA from the coding sequence GTGACCGATCCGCACATGCCACAGCTGCCCGCGGACAGACGGCTGGCTAGCCTCGACCTGACACGCGGGGTCGCGGTCATGGGCATCCTTGCTGCAAACATCGTCGCCTTCGGGCAACCCTTCATCGCCTACACTTGGCCGGGCGGGTTCGCGACGCCGCCGGGCACCGCAGATCCGTGGCTGTGGGCCGCGCAGTTCGTCGTGATCGACGGGAAGATGCGCGGGCTCTTCTCACTGCTCTTCGGCGCTGGAATGGCCCTGTTCGCGGAACGCGCTGCGGCGCGCGGGCAAGGCGACCTCCTCCAGCTCCGCCGGCTGGCGTGGCTGTTCGCGTTCGGACTTCTCCACTTCTACTTCCTCTGGCGCGGGGACATACTGGCGTCCTACGCCGTGTGCGGCCTCCTGGTGTTGCCGATGCTACGGTGGTCGCCCGTCACGCAGATCGGCGCGGCGATGACCGGATATCTCTTCGGCGCGGTAAGCAGCGCGCTGGTCTTCGGAGGGTGGTGGGCCTCCGGGACCGACCGGGCCGGTCCGGCGAGCGAGCATCTGGACGCCCAGCGCGAAACCGCGATCGCGCATGGGGGCGGCTATGTCGAATACGTTACCCATGCGTTCGCCGCGCACCGATGGGACTGGCTGGACGGCATTTCCCAATCGTTCACCGAAACTGTGCCACTGATGCTTTTGGGTGCCGCGCTCTACCGCCTGGGACTGTTCGACGGACGGATCGACCGCTGCGCGCAGGCGCGGTGGGCGTTGGCCGCGGTCGTCATCGGGTCGGTCCTGACCGTTCTGATCGCAGCCTGGGCCATGCGGGACGGGCTGAGCTACACGGGCACCCTGCTGGCGCAGTACGGTTTGCAGCCTGTCGCGCGGCTGCCGGTCATTGTCGGCTTTGCTGCCTTGCTCGCGCCGTGGCGCCCGAAGAGTGGCGCCTGGTTTGCGCCGAGAGTCGCGGCGGCCGGCCGCATGGCGTTTTCGAATTACATCTTCACGAGCGTGGTCATGCTGCTGGTGTTTCAGGCGTTGGGTCTGTTCGGCAGGCTAGACCGGATGGCGCTCTACGGAATCGTCATGGTGACTTGTGTGGCCATGCTTGGCTGGTCACAGCCCTGGCTCGCCCGCTTCCGCTACGGCCCGCTCGAATGGCTCTGGCGCTCGCTGACATATGGCAAGCGGATGCCCATGCGAAAACAAGCTTGA
- a CDS encoding peptidylprolyl isomerase: MKTAFILAAALMALPAIARDSSPPPPSPGELVAGAAADEWVTILPDDLLVMDLAPDARGPRRVFIQLIAPPYSQPWTANVRTLAKAGWWDGLAIVRSQDNYVVQWGDPDAEDAGKAKALPKGMHATTEQGYVRQLDAVAMLIDPCGDRSHVPATWLCDAYAPGATFRSGWPIATDGVREWPVHCYGTVGVGRGMSPDAGTGAELYAVIGHAPRHLDRNIAVVGRVIEGMEHLSTLPRGTEALGFYATPAERTPIVSMRLASELPAADRPRFEYLSTEVITFARYADARANRRDPFFIAPAGGADVCNIPVPVRRAP; this comes from the coding sequence ATGAAAACCGCATTCATTCTCGCCGCGGCGCTGATGGCGCTGCCGGCCATCGCCCGGGACTCCTCGCCACCGCCGCCTTCCCCTGGGGAACTCGTCGCCGGCGCTGCTGCTGATGAGTGGGTCACGATCCTGCCCGACGATCTTCTGGTCATGGACCTCGCCCCTGACGCCCGCGGGCCGCGGCGTGTCTTCATCCAGCTGATCGCGCCCCCGTACAGCCAGCCGTGGACGGCGAACGTCCGCACTCTCGCGAAGGCGGGCTGGTGGGATGGGCTCGCGATCGTGCGCAGCCAGGACAACTACGTCGTCCAATGGGGGGATCCTGACGCGGAGGACGCCGGGAAAGCAAAGGCACTTCCTAAAGGAATGCATGCAACGACCGAGCAGGGCTATGTACGTCAGCTAGATGCAGTGGCGATGCTCATCGATCCATGCGGGGATCGCAGCCATGTTCCTGCGACCTGGCTGTGCGATGCCTACGCACCGGGCGCAACATTCCGCAGCGGCTGGCCGATCGCGACGGACGGCGTCCGCGAATGGCCGGTACACTGCTACGGCACAGTCGGCGTGGGCCGAGGCATGTCGCCGGATGCCGGTACGGGTGCAGAACTCTATGCCGTCATTGGCCATGCCCCGCGCCATCTCGACCGTAACATTGCCGTCGTCGGCCGCGTGATCGAAGGGATGGAGCATCTATCCACACTGCCCCGCGGTACCGAAGCGCTGGGTTTCTACGCGACACCGGCGGAGCGCACACCTATCGTCTCGATGCGTCTCGCCAGCGAATTGCCGGCGGCCGATCGCCCCCGCTTCGAATACCTTTCGACGGAGGTCATCACGTTCGCCCGCTATGCCGACGCGCGTGCGAACCGGCGCGATCCGTTCTTTATCGCGCCCGCTGGCGGCGCCGATGTCTGCAACATCCCGGTGCCGGTGAGGCGCGCACCCTGA
- a CDS encoding RelA/SpoT family protein — protein sequence MLRQYELVERVKEYDPDADEALLNRAYVYTVQKHGTQKRASGDPYFSHPVEVAGLMTDLKLDQETIVTALLHDTVEDTLATIEDVEDKFGPDVARLVDGVTKLSKIEAMPENERAAENLRKFLLAMSEDIRVLLVKLGDRLHNMRTLHFIKSPEKRQRISRETMDIYAPLAERVGMYEYMREMQMLAFEQIEPEAYATITGRLAQIRSADGGQVDSIALAIKQALAEAGMKVEVSGREKHPYSIWRKMAERHVSFEQVTDIMAFRVIAESEADCYRALGVLHTTWQFIPGKFKDYISTPKSNGYRSLHTSLIYENSMRVEVQIRTRDMHRTNEFGLAAHWAYKQGDRPDGQVSWLRDLIEIVDASHDAEELLENTRMAIYQDRIFAFTPKGALFQLPKGATPVDFAFAVHTDLGAQTVGAKINGRHMPLRTALNNGDVVEIIKGKQAQPQMSWLGFVATGKARAAIRRSVRLKERDEVAALGRKLFEEIAARVPAKIGKKAIREAVRRLELEDEDDLMYAVGANKLGDRAVMEALMPGSTAELEEAAEWPRQEKAISIRGLTAGVGFHLAQCCHPVPGDRIVGLRKEGEPVEVHAIDCLELASGIDAHWIDLSWGRHSHGAVGRLRVTLYDRPGTLAEMAGLFAKNLANVVVLEQTHTDHPFSTYDVELDVKDLAHLTRILSALRASDAVAQAERL from the coding sequence ATGTTGCGCCAGTACGAACTTGTCGAACGGGTCAAGGAATACGACCCCGATGCCGATGAGGCGCTGCTCAACCGCGCGTACGTCTACACTGTGCAGAAACACGGCACCCAGAAACGCGCCAGCGGCGACCCTTACTTCAGCCATCCGGTAGAGGTCGCCGGGCTGATGACCGACCTGAAGCTGGATCAGGAAACGATCGTTACGGCCCTGCTGCACGACACCGTGGAAGACACGCTGGCGACCATAGAGGACGTCGAGGACAAGTTCGGACCCGATGTCGCGCGGCTGGTCGACGGCGTGACCAAGCTTTCGAAGATCGAGGCGATGCCCGAGAACGAGCGCGCGGCCGAGAACCTGCGCAAGTTCCTGCTCGCCATGAGCGAGGATATCCGCGTGCTGCTGGTGAAGCTGGGCGACCGGCTGCACAACATGCGGACGCTGCACTTCATCAAGTCACCCGAAAAACGCCAGCGCATCAGCCGCGAGACGATGGATATCTATGCGCCTCTCGCGGAGCGGGTGGGCATGTACGAATACATGCGCGAGATGCAGATGCTCGCGTTCGAGCAGATCGAGCCGGAGGCTTATGCCACGATAACCGGGCGACTGGCGCAGATCCGCAGCGCCGACGGGGGCCAGGTCGATTCGATCGCTCTCGCGATCAAGCAGGCGTTGGCCGAAGCGGGGATGAAGGTCGAGGTCTCGGGCCGGGAGAAACACCCCTATTCGATCTGGCGCAAGATGGCCGAACGGCACGTCAGCTTCGAACAGGTGACGGATATCATGGCGTTTCGCGTGATCGCCGAATCCGAGGCCGACTGCTACCGCGCGCTGGGGGTGCTCCATACCACATGGCAATTCATTCCGGGCAAGTTCAAGGACTACATCTCCACGCCGAAATCCAACGGTTATCGCAGCTTGCACACCAGCCTGATCTACGAAAATTCCATGCGCGTGGAGGTCCAGATCCGCACACGCGACATGCACCGCACCAACGAATTCGGCCTCGCGGCCCACTGGGCCTACAAGCAAGGTGATCGGCCTGATGGGCAGGTCAGCTGGCTGCGCGATCTGATCGAGATCGTCGATGCCAGCCACGACGCCGAAGAGCTGCTCGAGAACACGCGCATGGCGATCTATCAGGATCGCATTTTCGCCTTCACACCCAAGGGTGCGCTGTTCCAGCTGCCCAAGGGCGCCACGCCGGTCGATTTCGCCTTCGCGGTCCACACGGATCTCGGCGCACAGACGGTGGGGGCGAAAATCAACGGGCGGCACATGCCCTTGCGCACCGCGCTCAACAACGGTGACGTGGTGGAGATCATCAAGGGCAAGCAGGCGCAGCCGCAGATGAGTTGGCTGGGTTTCGTCGCCACCGGCAAGGCGCGGGCGGCGATCCGCCGCAGCGTGCGCCTGAAGGAGCGGGACGAGGTCGCCGCGCTGGGCCGCAAGCTGTTCGAAGAGATTGCGGCGCGTGTCCCCGCCAAGATCGGCAAGAAAGCGATCCGTGAGGCTGTCCGTCGGCTTGAGCTGGAGGACGAGGACGACCTGATGTACGCGGTGGGCGCCAACAAGCTCGGCGACCGCGCGGTCATGGAAGCCCTGATGCCGGGCAGCACCGCCGAGCTGGAAGAGGCTGCGGAATGGCCGCGGCAGGAAAAGGCGATCTCGATCCGCGGCCTGACGGCGGGCGTCGGCTTTCACCTCGCCCAGTGCTGTCACCCGGTGCCGGGCGACCGCATCGTCGGCCTACGCAAGGAAGGGGAGCCGGTGGAAGTCCACGCCATCGACTGCCTGGAGCTCGCGAGCGGCATCGACGCGCACTGGATCGACCTCAGCTGGGGACGCCATAGCCACGGCGCTGTCGGGCGGCTACGCGTAACGCTGTACGATCGACCCGGAACACTGGCCGAAATGGCCGGTCTTTTCGCCAAGAACCTGGCGAACGTGGTCGTCCTGGAACAGACCCACACGGATCATCCCTTCAGCACCTATGACGTGGAACTGGACGTCAAGGACCTTGCCCACCTGACCCGAATCCTCAGCGCCCTGCGCGCCAGCGACGCGGTGGCCCAGGCGGAACGGCTCTAG